The Anabas testudineus chromosome 14, fAnaTes1.2, whole genome shotgun sequence genome includes a region encoding these proteins:
- the glra4b gene encoding glycine receptor, alpha 4b, producing MLLHILCVVWASSVIFLQSRSVLCKEMKLPSRATKPPSPSDFLDKLMGRTSGYDARIRPNFKGPPVNVTCNIFINSFGSITETTMDYRLNVFLRQQWNDPRLAYKEYPDDSLDLDPSMLDSIWKPDLFFANEKGANFHEVTTDNKLLRIFQNGNVLYSIRLTLTLSCPMDLKNFPMDSQICTMQLESFGYTMNDLIFEWLDVGAVQVADDLMLPQFVLKEEKGLGYCTKHYNTGKFTCIEVKFYLERQMGYYLIQMYIPSLLTVILSWVSFWINMDAAPARVGLGITTVLTMTTQSSGSRASLPKVSYVKAIDIWMAVCLLFVFAALLEYAAVNFVSRQHKEFFRHRKKLKEQQRQRTRESGDSKVKGNMSGNNAPHGNTAQKCSVCAKEEELAQQRLLFQSFGLALGTEGAPEMDATPIFADLPPGLGFYDIRRRFVDRAKRIDTISRAVFPMSFLIFNVLYWLTYKVVRHEDVQAML from the exons ATGCTTTTGCACATCTTGTGTGTGGTGTGGGCTTCGTCTGTCATTTTTCTGCAAAGCAG ATCTGTGCTCTGTAAGGAGATGAAGCTTCCCAGCAGGGCAACCAAGCCCCCCTCTCCATCTGACTTCCTGGACAAACTGATGGGACGCACATCTGGCTACGACGCTCGCATCAGACCAAACTTCAAAG GTCCTCCCGTCAACGTCACCTGTAACATCTTCATCAACAGCTTCGGATCCATCACTGAAACAACTATG GACTATCGCCTCAATGTATTTCTGCGGCAGCAGTGGAACGACCCTCGGCTGGCATATAAGGAGTATCCAGATGACTCTCTAGACCTGGACCCTTCAATGTTGGACTCCATTTGGAAACCCGACCTGTTCTTTGCAAACGAAAAGGGAGCAAACTTCCACGAGGTTACGACAGACAACAAACTGCTTCGGATATTCCAGAACGGAAATGTCCTCTACAGCATCAG GCTGACGCTTACACTTTCCTGTCCAATGGATCTGAAAAACTTCCCCATGGACAGCCAGATATGTACCATGCAGCTTGAAAGCT TTGGCTACACCATGAATGATCTGATTTTTGAATGGCTGGACGTGGGAGCGGTGCAGGTGGCTGACGATCTGATGCTTCCCCAGTTTGTgttgaaagaagagaaaggcCTGGGCTACTGCACCAAGCACTACAacacag GTAAATTCACTTGCATTGAAGTGAAATTCTACTTGGAACGTCAAATGGGCTACTATCTGATCCAGATGTACATACCGAGCCTGCTCACAGTCATCCTGTCCTGGGTGTCTTTCTGGATCAACATGGACGCAGCTCCGGCTAGAGTGGGACTGGGCATCACTACGGTCCTCACCATGACAACACAGAGCTCTGGCTCCAGGGCATCTCTGCCAAAG GTGTCTTATGTGAAAGCCATTGACATCTGGATGgcagtttgtcttcttttcgTGTTTGCTGCACTACTGGAGTATGCAGCTGTTAATTTTGTTTCACGCCAGCACAAGGAGTTCTTCAGACATAGGAAGAAGCTCAAAGAGCAACAGCGACAGAGAACA CGGGAAAGTGGTGACAGCAAGGTGAAAGGAAACATGTCAGGCAACAATGCTCCTCATGGGAACACAGCCCAGAAGTGCAGTGTCTGTGCCAAG gaggaggagctggcgCAGCAGCGTTTACTCTTTCAGAGCTTTGGACTTGCACTGGGAACAGAAGGTGCACCAGAAATGGATGCAACACCGATCTTTGCCGATTTACCGCCTGGTTTAGGTTTCTATGACATCCGTAGGCGCTTTGTGGATCGGGCAAAAAGGATTGACACCATCTCCCGAGCTGTGTTCCCCATGAGTTTTCTCATATTTAATGTTCTGTACTGGCTTACCTACAAAGTTGTCAGACATGAAGACGTTCAAGCCATGCTGTGA
- the nufip2 gene encoding nuclear fragile X mental retardation-interacting protein 2 — protein MEEQPKDRAQDREYHHHGEDRSTIQNTTCLKHDQSHFQRQHQETQTKKTGKKKVNISDEEGEKNTHRSDTVGMSHPANSNGNRHISNTNVKLKSTQKLYTTVPKVSIKGLDHKKNMDLKNDKEKSVDLNYHECQSLDKKESVLLQNGVVNHGFIINGYSSKDNDGSGSEGGYTTPKKRKARCNNTKNTDNVMREKEKDMQQGNTTQEPGAYPETAEKGGTSRLDGVRATHKVDAQSTARRAVGSEASVGDSQRKNSDGKAVGTFGKKTEERHKAKVSSPSKEDSWTLFKPPPVFPVDNSSAKIDSKISYASKVKENLNKVAQGGGEVLPPPVRLSQVPMSAMKTKTSASFTNGPGNGTFFATAASSIPPAPPIPSGENVACPLESNCSSTTCHVDGDAYELRKCTLLIYPLNMQPVLPSARHPDPPTTQTNQKALGDIFQNQWGLSFINEPNLGTEGGNVQVPAEDTTTAGTPQSECQAVTAKTAQPFFDVSPSFLEPGTLAQDSEKRTCAPSTVSNACSPPRVISEEEKKLQPCGQEKTKVEAKGAGSAVADPGKDNGAKPAQGQVTSLLFGLSKEQAHSKDIGRTCSWGSFDVKAAVTYHTKEMESICNLQKQDPKRVVVYDETKDGPDQ, from the exons ATGGAGGAACAGCCCAAAGATCGGGCTCAAGACAGGGAATATCACCACCACGGAGAGGACAGGAGCACTATTCAAAATACAACTTGTCTAAAACATGATCAGAGCCACTTCCAGCGCCAGCATCAGGAAACGCAGACGAAGAAAACAG gcaaaaaaaaagtaaacatcagtGACGAGGAGGGGGAAAAGAATACGCATCGATCTGATACTGTTGGTATGTCACATCCTGCCAACAGCAATGGCAACAGACACATAAGTAATACCAATGTGAAGTTGAAGTCAACACAAAAGCTGTACACGACTGTTCCAAAAGTGAGCATCAAAGGATTGGACCATAAGAAGAATATGGACCTTAAAAATGACAAGGAAAAGTCAGTGGATTTGAATTATCATGAATGCCAATCTCTGGATAAAAAAGAGTCTGTATTGCTTCAAAATGGTGTTGTAAACCATGGCTTCATTATAAATGGCTATTCTAGCAAGGACAATGATGGCAGTGGTTCCGAAGGTGGATATACGACTCCGAAGAAACGCAAGGCCAGATGTAACAACACCAAGAACACTGATAATGtgatgagagaaaaggagaaagacatGCAACAGGGCAACACTACACAGGAGCCTGGGGCTTATCCTGAGACGGCAGAGAAGGGAGGGACTTCAAGACTTGATGGAGTTAGAGCGACCCATAAAGTAGATGCTCAGTCAACAGCTAGACGGGCTGTTGGTTCTGAGGCTTCAGTGGGTGACTCCCAGAGGAAAAACTCTGATGGCAAAGCAGTCGGCACGTTTggtaaaaaaacagaggaaaggcACAAAGCCAAAGTTTCCTCACCTTCAAAAGAGGACTCCTGGACTTTGTTCAAGCCCCCTCCAGTATTTCCTGTGGACAATAGCAGTGCTAAAATTGATTCCAAGATCAGTTATGCAAGTAAAGttaaagagaacctcaacaAAGTAGCTCAAGGTGGAGGAGAGGTACTGCCTCCTCCTGTTAGACTATCACAGGTCCCTATGTCTGCTATGAAAACTAAAACCTCAGCTAGCTTTACTAACGGTCCTGGAAATGGAACCTTCTTTGCTACTGCTGCTAGTAGTATTCCACCAGCCCCACCTATCCCAAGTGGCGAGAATGTAGCATGTCCTTTGGAAAGTAACTGTAGCTCTACAACATGTCATGTAGATGGAGACGCATATGAGCTTAGAAAGTGTACTCTTTTAATTTACCCTTTAAATATGCAACCTGTGCTCCCTAGTGCTCGTCACCCTGACCCACCCACCACTCAGACAAATCAGAAAGCCTTGGGAGACATCTTCCAAAATCAGTGGGGGCTTTCCTTCATCAATGAGCCCAACCTGGGGACAGAAGGAGGAAATGTACAGGTGCCTGCAGAGGACACAACTACTGCGGGCACACCTCAGAGCGAGTGTCAGGCTGTCACAGCCAAGACTGCCCAGCCCTTCTTTGATGTTAGCCCATCATTCTTGGAGCCTGGCACATTGGCTCAAGACTCTGAGAAAAGGACTTGTGCCCCTAGTACTGTGTCTAACGCCTGTTCTCCTCCTCGTGTAATtagtgaggaggagaaaaagctGCAGCCATGTGGccaggaaaagacaaaagttGAGGCCAAGGGTGCAGGTTCTGCTGTGGCAGACCCTGGCAAAGACAACGGTGCTAAGCCTGCACAGGGCCAGGTAACcagtttgttgtttggtttatCTAAAGAACAGGCCCACTCTAAAGACATTGGCAGAACGTGTAGCTGGGGGTCCTTTGATGTTAAAGCTGCTGTCACTTATCACACTAAAG aaaTGGAATCCATTTGTAACTTGCAAAAGCAAG ATCCAAAAAGAGTAGTGGTTTATGATGAGACCAAGGATGGACCTGATCAGTGA
- the aifm1 gene encoding apoptosis-inducing factor 1, mitochondrial isoform X1, which translates to MLKCRNVWKKLAPLARASSTLCRQNVRRAGLNNGRLLARLPVAHMSTGPGGGGRENQLYVLLVGAAFLGGGAYAYHTVKRDQQRYQDRIAEISSRAQRAASDKAAIPVQSKASAVPEPAPEAAPSTEEQSPPASDAEVAAPSETTEAAPAVDSTPASLKFPSHAPYLLIGGGTASFAAARSIRARDPGARVLIVTDEPDLPYMRPPLSKELWFSDDPSVTETLRFKQWNGKERSIYFQPPSFYINPEQLDSAENGGVAVLTGRKVVHMDVRGNKVKLDDDTEISYDKCLIATGGVPRNLQVIERAGEEVMKRTTLFRKIEDFKSLDKVSRNMKSITIIGGGFLGSELACALGRRSTESDLEVIQMFPEKGNMGKVLPEYLSNWTTEKVKKEGVKIISEALVKSVTFKDDTLEIKLKDGRLVKTDHIVAAVGLEPNVDLAKSAGLEVDSDFGGYRVNAELQARSNIWVAGDAACFYDIRLGRRRVEHHDHAVVSGRLAGENMTGASKPYWHQSMFWSDLGPDVGYEAIGIVDSSLPTVGVFAKATAKDTPKAATEQSGTGIRSESETEDTATSTVAPSTPAPAVDQNRDDYGKGVIFYLRDKVVVGIILWNVFNRMPIARKIIKDGEEHADLNEVAKLFNIHED; encoded by the exons ATGCTgaaatgcagaaatgtgtgGAAAAAGCTCGCACCGTTAGCTAGAGCCTCATCTACTCTGTGCCGGCAGAATGTGAGGAGAGCAG GGTTGAACAATGGCAGACTACTGGCACGACTACCTGTGGCTCACATGTCCACCGGGCCTGGAGGGGGAGGCAGGGAAAACCAGCTGTACGTCCTCCTGGTTGGAGCAGCCTTCCTTGGCGGTGGAGCATAT gCATACCACACTGTCAAGAGAGACCAACAAAGATATCAGGACCGTATTGCAGAAATTTCATCGAGAGCACAGAGGGCAGCCTCAGACAAAGCAGCCATACCAGTCCAGTCAAAAGCTTCTG CAGTCCCTGAGCCAGCACCTGAAGCTGCACCTTCAACAGAGGAGCAGAGCCCTCCAGCCTCCGATGCCGAAGTAGCGGCCCCCAGTGAAACAACTGAAGCAGCCCCAG CTGTGGACTCCACACCTGCCTCTTTGAAATTCCCCTCACACGCTCCCTACCTCCTTATTGGTGGAGGTACTGCATCATTCGCTGCTGCCCGGTCTATTCGAGCCAGGGACCCTGGTGCCAGG GTATTAATTGTAACTGATGAGCCAGACCTTCCATATATGAGACCTCCTCTTTCTAAGGAACTGTGGTTCTCTGATGACCCCAGTGTGACGGAAACACTGCGCTTCAAACAGTggaatggaaaagaaagaag TATTTACTTCCAGCCACCATCCTTCTACATTAATCCAGAGCAATTGGACAGTGCAGAAAATGGAGGAGTGGCTGTTCTCACAGGCAGAAAg GTGGTGCACATGGATGTCAGAGGAAACAAAGTAAAACTAGATGATGATACTGAGATTTCATACGATAAGTGTTTGATTGCCACAG GTGGTGTCCCAAGAAATCTGCAAGTCATTgaaagagcaggagaggaggtgaTGAAAAGAACAACTTTGTTCCGCAAG ATTGAAGACTTCAAGTCATTGGACAAAGTCTCCAGGAATATGAAGTCCATCACGATCATTGGAGGCGGCTTCTTGGGCAGCGAGCTGGCCTGTGCCCTCGGCAGGAGAT caaCTGAGTCTGACCTGGAGGTGATACAGATGTTCCCTGAGAAGGGCAACATGGGAAAGGTGCTGCCTGAGTATCTAAGCAACTGGACAACAGAAAAAGTCAAGAAAG AGGGCGTAAAAATCATCTCAGAAGCTTTGGTGAAGTCTGTGACCTTCAAAGACGATACGTTAGAAATCAAACTGAAGGATGGACGATTG GTGAAAACTGATCACATTGTTGCAGCTGTTGGCCTGGAACCTAATGTTGACCTCGCCAAGTCAGCAGGTCTGGAGGTGGACTCTGACTTTGGTGGCTATCGAGTCAATGCAGAGCTGCAAGCGAGGTCTAACATTTGGGTG GCAGGAGATGCTGCCTGTTTCTACGACATCAGACTTGGCCGCAGGCGAGTGGAGCACCACGATCACGCTGTAGTGAGTGGTAGACTAGCAGGAGAGAACATGACAGGAGCCAGCAAACCTTACTGGCATCAGTCTATGTTCTG GAGTGACCTGGGACCTGATGTAGGCTATGAGGCTATTGGGATTGTGGATAGCAGCCTGCCAACAGTAGGAGTGTTTGCTAAAGCTACTGCCAAAGATACACCTAAAGCTGCTACAGAGCAGTCAG gaACTGGGATCCGCTCGGAAAGTGAAACAGAGGACACGGCCACTAGCACAGTGGCCCCTTCCACACCTGCTCCTGCTGTAGACCAGAACAGAGATGACTATGGCAAAGGGGTCATCTTCTACCTGAGAGACAAAGTGGTTGTTGGCATTATCCTGTGGAATGTGTTCAACAGAATGCCCATAGCAAGAAAG ATTATCAAGGATGGAGAGGAACATGCAGATCTCAATGAAGTGGCCAAGCTGTTCAACATCCACGAGGATTAG
- the aifm1 gene encoding apoptosis-inducing factor 1, mitochondrial isoform X2 encodes MLKCRNVWKKLAPLARASSTLCRQNVRRAGLNNGRLLARLPVAHMSTGPGGGGRENQLYVLLVGAAFLGGGAYAYHTVKRDQQRYQDRIAEISSRAQRAASDKAAIPVQSKASVPEPAPEAAPSTEEQSPPASDAEVAAPSETTEAAPAVDSTPASLKFPSHAPYLLIGGGTASFAAARSIRARDPGARVLIVTDEPDLPYMRPPLSKELWFSDDPSVTETLRFKQWNGKERSIYFQPPSFYINPEQLDSAENGGVAVLTGRKVVHMDVRGNKVKLDDDTEISYDKCLIATGGVPRNLQVIERAGEEVMKRTTLFRKIEDFKSLDKVSRNMKSITIIGGGFLGSELACALGRRSTESDLEVIQMFPEKGNMGKVLPEYLSNWTTEKVKKEGVKIISEALVKSVTFKDDTLEIKLKDGRLVKTDHIVAAVGLEPNVDLAKSAGLEVDSDFGGYRVNAELQARSNIWVAGDAACFYDIRLGRRRVEHHDHAVVSGRLAGENMTGASKPYWHQSMFWSDLGPDVGYEAIGIVDSSLPTVGVFAKATAKDTPKAATEQSGTGIRSESETEDTATSTVAPSTPAPAVDQNRDDYGKGVIFYLRDKVVVGIILWNVFNRMPIARKIIKDGEEHADLNEVAKLFNIHED; translated from the exons ATGCTgaaatgcagaaatgtgtgGAAAAAGCTCGCACCGTTAGCTAGAGCCTCATCTACTCTGTGCCGGCAGAATGTGAGGAGAGCAG GGTTGAACAATGGCAGACTACTGGCACGACTACCTGTGGCTCACATGTCCACCGGGCCTGGAGGGGGAGGCAGGGAAAACCAGCTGTACGTCCTCCTGGTTGGAGCAGCCTTCCTTGGCGGTGGAGCATAT gCATACCACACTGTCAAGAGAGACCAACAAAGATATCAGGACCGTATTGCAGAAATTTCATCGAGAGCACAGAGGGCAGCCTCAGACAAAGCAGCCATACCAGTCCAGTCAAAAGCTTCTG TCCCTGAGCCAGCACCTGAAGCTGCACCTTCAACAGAGGAGCAGAGCCCTCCAGCCTCCGATGCCGAAGTAGCGGCCCCCAGTGAAACAACTGAAGCAGCCCCAG CTGTGGACTCCACACCTGCCTCTTTGAAATTCCCCTCACACGCTCCCTACCTCCTTATTGGTGGAGGTACTGCATCATTCGCTGCTGCCCGGTCTATTCGAGCCAGGGACCCTGGTGCCAGG GTATTAATTGTAACTGATGAGCCAGACCTTCCATATATGAGACCTCCTCTTTCTAAGGAACTGTGGTTCTCTGATGACCCCAGTGTGACGGAAACACTGCGCTTCAAACAGTggaatggaaaagaaagaag TATTTACTTCCAGCCACCATCCTTCTACATTAATCCAGAGCAATTGGACAGTGCAGAAAATGGAGGAGTGGCTGTTCTCACAGGCAGAAAg GTGGTGCACATGGATGTCAGAGGAAACAAAGTAAAACTAGATGATGATACTGAGATTTCATACGATAAGTGTTTGATTGCCACAG GTGGTGTCCCAAGAAATCTGCAAGTCATTgaaagagcaggagaggaggtgaTGAAAAGAACAACTTTGTTCCGCAAG ATTGAAGACTTCAAGTCATTGGACAAAGTCTCCAGGAATATGAAGTCCATCACGATCATTGGAGGCGGCTTCTTGGGCAGCGAGCTGGCCTGTGCCCTCGGCAGGAGAT caaCTGAGTCTGACCTGGAGGTGATACAGATGTTCCCTGAGAAGGGCAACATGGGAAAGGTGCTGCCTGAGTATCTAAGCAACTGGACAACAGAAAAAGTCAAGAAAG AGGGCGTAAAAATCATCTCAGAAGCTTTGGTGAAGTCTGTGACCTTCAAAGACGATACGTTAGAAATCAAACTGAAGGATGGACGATTG GTGAAAACTGATCACATTGTTGCAGCTGTTGGCCTGGAACCTAATGTTGACCTCGCCAAGTCAGCAGGTCTGGAGGTGGACTCTGACTTTGGTGGCTATCGAGTCAATGCAGAGCTGCAAGCGAGGTCTAACATTTGGGTG GCAGGAGATGCTGCCTGTTTCTACGACATCAGACTTGGCCGCAGGCGAGTGGAGCACCACGATCACGCTGTAGTGAGTGGTAGACTAGCAGGAGAGAACATGACAGGAGCCAGCAAACCTTACTGGCATCAGTCTATGTTCTG GAGTGACCTGGGACCTGATGTAGGCTATGAGGCTATTGGGATTGTGGATAGCAGCCTGCCAACAGTAGGAGTGTTTGCTAAAGCTACTGCCAAAGATACACCTAAAGCTGCTACAGAGCAGTCAG gaACTGGGATCCGCTCGGAAAGTGAAACAGAGGACACGGCCACTAGCACAGTGGCCCCTTCCACACCTGCTCCTGCTGTAGACCAGAACAGAGATGACTATGGCAAAGGGGTCATCTTCTACCTGAGAGACAAAGTGGTTGTTGGCATTATCCTGTGGAATGTGTTCAACAGAATGCCCATAGCAAGAAAG ATTATCAAGGATGGAGAGGAACATGCAGATCTCAATGAAGTGGCCAAGCTGTTCAACATCCACGAGGATTAG